Genomic segment of Vitis riparia cultivar Riparia Gloire de Montpellier isolate 1030 chromosome 19, EGFV_Vit.rip_1.0, whole genome shotgun sequence:
CTCTTTTTTTCCCACCAGCACTCAAACCTGGAACTCCCACAACCCCACTCTAGTTCCTTACCATTTGAGCCAAGAGTCCAAGCCAAACATCAGATTCTGCAAATCAGATCATGTTATACTTAAATGTAATAGTTGGGGTCATTAACCTACAACAGATTCGCATTGAGAGGATCTGTAGCAACAATGAGGGGCAAACATTTTTATCTTCACTAGACCACAAAGGTCAAGTGGCTTTTACCAAGCAGAGACCGGATATCTTTGCCATTTCTTTTGGTTTTAGGATTCCAAGGCTGGGGGAGACTTGAATGCCAATGTGAAAGCTTTCAGCATTAATCATTAGTATGTCCACTCATCATCCATGAGCTCATGGATATGCAGGATGGACAGGAGAAAAGATGTTTAggaattaatcattttaagggTTCACTTGTTTCCAAGTAGTgctttgaggaattttttttcacattccTTGTCTGTCATTTTACTTTCACTCCCCTGCATTATAATGAGAAACTTCCTTTTCTACATAATATGTGGCCTCTCTAAAAGTGGATCTCTCCCTTCTCTTGTATATTCACCCTCTTGAATTCAaatctaaatttgaaaaataacattGAAGGAAGCAGATACCTGGATTCCCACCAGAAGCAGCAGCACTTGCTCCTTTATCAGCATTTGCAAGCTCTGCACGAAGTTTTTCCAACTCCCTGGCCATTGAGATCAAGTTATTCTCCATCAACTGACCATGCTGGTAATTCTCTGCATATCCTTTCTTCTCATACTCAATGGCAGCTCTACATACCAAGTTGACATGTCATTATCATAATCCAAAATCCACTAGAAAAGCATATTACATGCCatccacaaaataaaaattgagcatGCTATCATGAATTACCTTGCTCGCTGCAATTCATGTTTCACACTCTCAATTTCTTCCTTCAAAGCTGATGCATGTTGCAAATCAGCCTTGGCTCTAGCCAAATCTTGGGTCATTACTTGGACCTTTCCAGTGAGCTCTTGCCTTGCCAAAGTAAGCTCCTTAACATCAGCATTAACTTTAAGGACCTCAGCCTTCATAACCTCCATCCCACAAAGGTCTGCTTCGATCTTAGCCAACCTCTCATGCATTGTTCTCATCTCAACATCCTTATCTGCCTGCAACATACCCGAAAAGTGCACCATTCGCTGCAACTCTTGCTGAACAGCTTCCAACTCCTGCTTCAGTGCAACATGGGTTGCCGCCAGCCCTTGGTTATCAACAAGCAGACCTTGAATTTCTTGCTGTTGAACTGCTAGATGCTCCTCAATCACCCAAGGGTGAGGGGGTGGCAGTCTATGACCCATCCCAAACTGTAACTCTTGCAACTGGGCTGCTCTCATTCCTTCTAGCAGTTTGGGATGGGGCCTTGGCCCAAG
This window contains:
- the LOC117908437 gene encoding protein FLX-like 1 — protein: MSRRDRRPPFPMKDIPHVHEPPFGRGLGPRPHPKLLEGMRAAQLQELQFGMGHRLPPPHPWVIEEHLAVQQQEIQGLLVDNQGLAATHVALKQELEAVQQELQRMVHFSGMLQADKDVEMRTMHERLAKIEADLCGMEVMKAEVLKVNADVKELTLARQELTGKVQVMTQDLARAKADLQHASALKEEIESVKHELQRARAAIEYEKKGYAENYQHGQLMENNLISMARELEKLRAELANADKGASAAASGGNPGYSGNYGNPEAGYAANPYLTNYGMNPVPAGAESFPQYGPGPGSWGAYNMQQAQGHR